From Candidatus Polarisedimenticolaceae bacterium:
GTGGCGCCACTGGCGACGAGCAGCTGAATGAAGCGCGAGGCGAGCGCGATCAGGACGGCGGCATAGCCGCCGGCGACCGCGGTCACGATCGCGCGGCGAGCGACCGCGCGCGGGTGCTCGCGCTGCTCGAGCAGGAACATCGATCGCCACGCGGCGTTCAAGCCCCAGAACGCGAAGAGTGCGAGGAGCCCTGGAAAGTGGAGCGGACCGAGCACGAGCGAAAGGAGCGTCGCGGTGACCACCGTGCCGATCCCGGCCTTGAGCAGCCCGTAGCCGATCACCTGGCGCCGCGCGAGCGGTGCCTGAAGGAGCATCGTCAGCTCGGCCTCGCGAAAGCGCAGACCGGGACGCCCCCACGGCAGGAGCCATGGAAGCAGCATCGCGAGCGTGACGGCGAGCGCGACACCGAGCGATGCGGTATCGGCCCACGGTCCCGGAATCCGATCGATGCCTCCCGCTCGAAGAGGCGTGTTCGCCCGCAGCAGCGGACGCCCCACCCACGTGAGCATCCAGAGCGTGCCGACGACCGCGCCGACCAGGTACTTCGGCTGCCGCAGCAGGCGAAGCGAGCGGACGACGCGGCCGCGAAGCGTGAGCGCCTGGAGCTCGACCAGGACGCGGATCACGCGGGAAGGTCCTCGTCCTCGCCGACGGTCTTGAGGAAGATCGACTCGAGATCACCGCGCGCCCCTTCGGGAAGCGCGCCGCGGATCTCGTCGAGCGTACCGTCGAGGGCCTTCTTTCCGCCGACGACGATGACGACGCGGCGGCACAGCTCCTCGACGAGGTGGAGCATGTGCGACGAGAGGATCACGGCGACTCCGCTTCGTGCCGTCTCGCGGATGCGGTCCTTCATCCGCCGGATCGCCACGGGGTCGAGGCCGGTGAGCGGCTCGTCGAGCAGGAGCGCCTCCGGGCGGTGGAGGAGCGCCATCGCGACCATGAGCTTCTGCTTCATGCCGCGCGACAGCTCGGAGGGATAGGCGTCCTTGCGATCGCCCAGCTCGAGCTCGTCGAGCAGCGTCTCGGCGCGGGCCGCGCCGTCCGCCACGCCGTAGAGGCGGGAGGTGATCCGGAGATGGTCGCGCGCGGTCAGGTAATCGAAGAGACGCGGCTCGTCGGGAACGAAGGCCGTACGGCGCTTCGCTTCGACGGGATCCTTCTCGAGATCGAACCCGGCGATGCGGATCGACCCCGCGGTCGGCGGGATAATGCCGGAGGCGCACCGGAGCGTCGTCGTCTTGCCGGCGCCGTTCGGCCCGACGAGACCGAGGATCTCGCCGCGCTCGACGCGGAGCGAGAGACCGTCGACGGCGTTCAGCGCGCCATAACGCTTCGAGAGTCGGTCGATGTCGATCATGGCAAAGCCGAGAGCTGTTTTTGCAGCGCCTTCCCTTTACTGAACCACGCCCGCTCGGTCCGTAGCACGAAGCGCGGAGCCGTCCGCTTTGTGTCGTCGAGACGGGTCAGCCATTCGCGCGCTTCGTCGGGCCGGTTCCGGTCCTTCAGGAACGCGGCGTACTGGAACAGCATCTCCGGAGTGCTCGTGCGCTCCATGGTCGCCGAGAAGACGCGCTCGGCATCGGCGCCCCGGCCGACGGCGTCGTAGGCGCGCGCCAGGTACATGCCGCCGCGGTAGAAGTCCAAGGTCGGCTCCGACTTGAACGCCATCTCGAGATCGGGAACGGCCGCCGCGGCATCGCCCAGCTCGAGCGCCGAGCGGCCGCGGAAGTAGAACGTCCGTGCCGAGTCGCTCCGGGTCTTGATCGCCCGGTCGAACGTCTCGCGCGCCTTCGCGTATTCCTTCTCGTCCCAGTAGAGCTCGCCCAGCTCCTCGAGATTGGCGACCGACGGATTGTCGACGATCTGCGCCTCGACGGCGGAGATGCGCGTCTTGCGGTCCCGGCGCCTCGCGGCCACGCGGAGGATGTCCGCCTCCGAGAAGACCTCGACGATGAGATAAGCGGCGGCCCCGACGAACCCACCAATGAAGATGATCCACAGCCACATCATGCTGGCGCGGCGGCGCCAGAAGAAGTGCGCCACGGCGGCGATCTGGAGGAACATCCCATAGGGGTAGAAGAGGTGCGTGAGGAACCCCATGGGGGCGGATTCTACGTCGTTTCGCCTACGGAGCCTCGCCAAACGCGGGGATCTCGTAGAGCGCCGCGCTTCCGCTCGCCGCAAGCGGGGCGGGAAGCGCCGCGATGAGCGCGCTCAGCCACGCATCTTGCCCGCGGAACGCCGCGAGCGAAGGATAGTGCGCGGCATCGGCACGGATGCGTGCCGGATCGACGATGAGATGGCTGAAGCCTTGGCGCCGCATCTCGGTGAGCGCCGCTTGAGGCGAGTCGCCCGCCGCCAGCCGTTCCGCAAGCGGGTGGAGGTTGAAGACGGTCGGCGCGGCGTGCGGCACGTCAAGGCCGAAGTGGCGGTTCTCGCCGACGACGAGCACGAGGTCCCGCGGGCCGAGACGGCGGCCCGCCGCCACATAGACCTCCGTGAACGGCAGCGACCGGGCGACGAACGCATCCGGCGAGAGCGCGCCGAGCGCCACCGTCGCGCCGCCGGTGAATGCGGTGAGGTCGAGCACGGCTCGCCAGGCTCCTAGGCCGGCGAGCAGGACGACGATCGGGACGAGCGCGAGAGCCACGCCTCGACGCCGCGAGGCGGCCGCGATCCCGCCCGACGCCGCGACCGCGAACAATCCCGACGCCGCGACGAGAAAGCGCTCCCAGCGGTAGGTGACGAGCCAGAGCGCGACGAGCACGACGCCGAGCAGCACGAGAGAGCGCATCGCCGGCTCGTTCCTGCGGAGCCAGAAGCCCATCGGCACGGCGACGAGAAGCGTGAACCCCCACGCCGGATTCGGATAGCTACGCGCCGCCCCCGGGTCGCCGGTCACGAGGCGGCGCGCCGCGGCGGAGATCTCGCCGGCGCCGGGGAGGCCGCCGTGCGCGTCGAGGGCGAACGCCTCGGCGCCGCCCGGCGCCAGGCCGCGCGTCGCGATCGCCCGTGAGAAGACCGGCGCGACCGGGTTGCCGGTGGCGCGCGCATCGGCGATGAGCCAAGGGATCACCGCGATGAGCGGCGGCACGAGGAGCCACGCGGCGCGGCGCGGATGAAGGACGACGATCCCGACGCCGACCGGGACGATCCACCCCAGATACTTCGTGAGAACCGCGCCCGCCGCGAGGATCCCGGCGCGTCGCAGCCACGACCGGTCGGCGTCGCCCCGTGCGACGAGGATCGAACCCAACGCCCCGAACGAGAACGCACCGTGCCCGAGATCGGCGGCGGGGATCCCGAAGGCGAAGATCGCGATCGGCAGCGTCGCGAGAAGCGCGACCGCGATCGGCGCCGCGGCCTCGTCGTGGAAGAGCCGGCGCGCGAGATCGCCGGCCATCGCGAGGAGCATGAGCCCGACGACGAGGTTCACATCGTTCGCGGCCGCCTCCCCCGAGGCCGCCAACGCGGCACCGAAGAGGACCGACATGCCGGGAGGAAACCACGAGTGCAGGCTCCAGCTCTCGGGAGCGATGCGGCCCTGCACGAGCCACAGGCCCGGCTGCGCGAAGTGATACGACAGCGTGTCGAAGAAGACCGGGGGGACCCGATCCCAGAAAAAACCCAGCGCGGCGACGACGGCGATCGTCGAACCGGCGGCGATCTCGCCCCCGGTCGCGGGCGGTCGCGCCGTCCGCTTCGCAAGGTCCCACACGATCGACCCCGCGAGGACCGCTCCCGCCAATCCGAGGAGCGGAGCCGGCCTGTACATTCCGGGAAAGAGTCCGACGGCGAGCATCGCCGCCATCAGCACGGCGAGGCCCACCGGCGCGTCCCAGGCGAAATGAGCGAAGCCGGTCAAGGTCGAGCGGGAGATGCGGCGCCCGAGCGACGCGCATCCCCAGATCAGGAAGACCGCGAGCACGAGCCGCACCATCGCGCGCGAGTATACGTGGTCGCGGTGGTACGATCGGCGAACGCTCGGGCCCAGCGGCCGCGATAGAGCCGGCTGCTAACAAACCGCCGCGACCGGTGTCTTTATGGGTCGGAGGGCGTGTTGGAACTGTTCGAACCGACGGATGACGAGCTGATCGCGGCGATCCGGTCGGGGTCGGATCTGGCCTTCGACCGGCTCATGCGGCGATACCGCCGCCTCGTCTACCGCGTCGCCTACGGGTACGTGGGCGACCCGGACGATGCGCTCGACGTCGTCCAGGAGACTTTCCTGAAGGTTTACTCGCGCCTGTCGAGCTTCCGCGGGGAAGGCACGCTGAAGAGCTGGATCGTGCGGATCGCGGCGAACGAGGCGATGAACCGGAAGAGGTCCTCCGCACGCCTGGAGACGACCGAGCTCGACGAGTCGAGCGGTTACGCGCGTCATCCCGGCGAGCGCCTGGTCGCGGGGCGCGCGCTCACCCGCTCGCTCGCCGCGCTCGGCGCCAAGCACCGGCTCGCCATCGTTCTTCGTTACTACGGAGAGCGCTCCACGCGCGAGATCGCGGCGGCGCTCGAATGCAGCGAGGGGACCGCAAGGAACGTCCTGTTCCGCGGCCTCGCGAAGCTGCGCACATTGATGAACGCGTCCGAGGAGTCACTCCGATGAGCGACTGTCCCCGTTTCGAATCCATCGCCGAATTGCGCGCGCACGCCGCGTCGTGCGAACACTGCCGAGGATTACTGGCGATTCACGATGCGCTCACCGAAGCGGCGGCGCGCATGCCCGAGCCCGACGAAGACGAGCTCGACCTTCGTCAAGTCCGCGTCCTGAGGCAGCTCTCGCGCCGTCGCACCGGCCGTCCTCTTCGGTTCGCCGCGATCGCGGCGGGCATCGTCCTGCCGTTCGTCATCGGGCTCCTCGTCGGCCGGTCGAGCGATCGCCCCTCGTCGCGCCTCATGGATTCGCTCCGCGCCGAGGCGGCGTCGAACCGGGAGCTCGCGGACGTCGAGGACTCGCCGTTCACCTACTCGAACGTGTCCTTCCGGCGACTCCCGGACGATCGCGTCGCGCTCGACTTCGACGTCACGACCCACCTCGCGACCGTCGATTCGATCCGCTCGCCGCTCGCCCGCGAGGTCGTCGCGCAATCGCTCCTGAACCCGTCGAGCGTGGGCGAGCGCCTGAAAGCGATGTCGTTCGCCGCCGGCGGCCTCGATCCGACGATCGAGAAAGCGGTGATCTTCGCCCTGCGGCGAGACGAGAACGTCGCGGTGCGCCTCGCCGCGCTCACCGTCCTCGCCTCGCGCCTCGACGAGGAAGGGGTGCGATCCGCGCTGATGGACGCTCTCAAGGACGACCCGTCGGTGCAGGTCCGCCTCGCGGCGCTCGAGTCGCTCGCGTCGCGTCCCGTCGATCGCCGGCAGATCCGCGAGGCGATCCGCACGCGACCGGCGCCGGGGAACGAAGCGCTCATGGTCCGGCTCGCCGAGCTCGAGAAGAAACTTTGAAGGAGGATCCGATGAAGAGAGTACTGCTCGTGGCCGCTCTGGTCTTCACCGCCGTCGGTGTGGCATCGGCCACGGAATCGTCCGGCAGCCGCGATTTCAAGGTCGCCGCAGGAGGCAAGCTGACGCTCGAGCTCAAGACCGGAGGCGGCGTGAAGATCGCCGGAACGGGTGGGTCATCCGTCACCGTATCGTACAAGCTCTCATGCTCGCCCGATTGCGGGATCGAGTTCACTCAGAGCGGAAGCGACGTGAGAGTCGAGACCAAATATCAAAGCGGCCAACACAGCCAGACCTCGAACATCGAGCTCGAGATCCGCGTGCCCAGCCGCTACGACGTCGCGATCGACTCGATGGGAGGCGGCCTCTCCATCGACGGGGTCACGGGCGCGTTCAGCGGCGAGACCAAGGGCGGCGAGATTTCTCTCCACGACGTCGAGGGCGAGGCGAAGCTCAAGACGATGGGCGGAGAGATCAGCGTCAAGGATTCCACGCTCGATGGTTCCGTGTCGACGATGGGCGGAGAGGTCACGATCGAGAACGTGACCGGCAACGTCAAGGGCAGCTCGATGGGCGGCAATGTCAGTTACAAGAACGTGCGCCGAACGGACGGCAAGCTCGCGTCGCCGCCGAACACCGGCGGCGCCGACGGTGCAGAGGTCGGCCCCGAGACGGTTCAGATCTCGACGATGGGAGGAGAGATCAACACCGACGACGCTCCGGAAGGCGCCGACGTGATGACGATGGGCGGCAACATCACGGTCAAGAACGCGGGCAAGTTCGTCCGCGCCAAGACGATGGGCGGAGACATCAAGCTCGACGCGGTGGATGGCTGGGTCAAGGCCACGACGATGGGCGGCAATATCGATGTGGCCCTCAAGGGCGGCGGCGGGGACGTCGAGCTGACCTCGATGTCCGGAACCGTCGTGCTCCACGTGCCGTCGGGCTTCGGCATGAACCTGGACCTCGAGATCGCGTTCACCAAGAACAGCAGCAAGGAGTACACGATCACCGCACCGGGCGGCGGAGCGCCGAGCGTCAGCCCCGATTGGGACTACAGCCAGGGCAGCGCGCGCAAGTACATTCGCAAGTCGGCGGCGGTGGGCGGCGGCGGCCACAAGGTGACGATCAAGACCGTGAACGGCGACATCACGGTGGTCGCGGATCGGTAGCAGTACACTCGGCTCGATGGCACGCGCGATCGAGTCCGGCGAGATCGCGGGGCTGCTCGAGGCCCCGCGATCCGCTTCCCACCTTCTCGTGTTCGCTCACGGCGCCGGAGCGGGGATGCGGCACGCGTGGATGGAGGCGGCGGCCGCTTCCCTCGGCGAGCACGGGATCGCTTCCTTGCGCTACGAGTTCCCCTACATGCAACGGAAGTCGCGGCGGCCCGACCCGCCGCCGTTGCTCCAGGCGACCGTGCGGGCCGCAGTAAAGGCCGCTGCGGCGGCGGCGCCGGATCTGCCGCTCCTCGCCGGTGGCAAATCGATGGGCGGGCGGATGACGTCGCAGGCGGCGGCGACGGAGCCGCTCGCCGGCGTGAAGGGGCTCGTCTTCTTCGGCTTTCCGCTCCATCCGGCCGGAAAGCCGTCGATCACGCGCGCCGCGCACCTGTCGCGGGTCACGGTGCCGATGCTCTTCCTCCAGGGAACGCGCGACACGCTGGCCGACCTCGAGCTTCTGCGCCCGGTGCTCGCGGAGATACCCCTCGCCACGTTGAAAGTGTTCGAGGGAGCCGATCACATGTTCCATCTCCTCAAGTCGGCGGGCCGCTCCGACGCCGATCTACTCGCCGAGATGTCGCGAACGGTTGCGGAGTGGGCGAGCGGTCTTCAGTGATCGACCGTCAGCCTCTTGTATTCCTTCAGGTGGCGTAGCGACGCGATCGTCCGCCCGGATCGCTCGTAGAGCCTCGCCAGGTTGAAGTGGGCGTCGGCGCAGCCGCGCTCCCTCTTCACGATCCGCTCGTACACAAAGACGGCCTCGTCGCTGCGGCCCTGATCCTCGAGGACGACGCCGAGGTTGAAGGCGGCATCCACCGATTCCGGATGAGACGCGAGCGCGGCTCGGTACTGCTCCTCGGCGGCCGCGAGCTCACCCTGCTCGTGAAGCAGCC
This genomic window contains:
- a CDS encoding ABC transporter ATP-binding protein — protein: MIDIDRLSKRYGALNAVDGLSLRVERGEILGLVGPNGAGKTTTLRCASGIIPPTAGSIRIAGFDLEKDPVEAKRRTAFVPDEPRLFDYLTARDHLRITSRLYGVADGAARAETLLDELELGDRKDAYPSELSRGMKQKLMVAMALLHRPEALLLDEPLTGLDPVAIRRMKDRIRETARSGVAVILSSHMLHLVEELCRRVVIVVGGKKALDGTLDEIRGALPEGARGDLESIFLKTVGEDEDLPA
- a CDS encoding tetratricopeptide repeat protein, whose product is MGFLTHLFYPYGMFLQIAAVAHFFWRRRASMMWLWIIFIGGFVGAAAYLIVEVFSEADILRVAARRRDRKTRISAVEAQIVDNPSVANLEELGELYWDEKEYAKARETFDRAIKTRSDSARTFYFRGRSALELGDAAAAVPDLEMAFKSEPTLDFYRGGMYLARAYDAVGRGADAERVFSATMERTSTPEMLFQYAAFLKDRNRPDEAREWLTRLDDTKRTAPRFVLRTERAWFSKGKALQKQLSALP
- a CDS encoding RNA polymerase sigma factor; amino-acid sequence: MELFEPTDDELIAAIRSGSDLAFDRLMRRYRRLVYRVAYGYVGDPDDALDVVQETFLKVYSRLSSFRGEGTLKSWIVRIAANEAMNRKRSSARLETTELDESSGYARHPGERLVAGRALTRSLAALGAKHRLAIVLRYYGERSTREIAAALECSEGTARNVLFRGLAKLRTLMNASEESLR
- a CDS encoding HEAT repeat domain-containing protein yields the protein MSDCPRFESIAELRAHAASCEHCRGLLAIHDALTEAAARMPEPDEDELDLRQVRVLRQLSRRRTGRPLRFAAIAAGIVLPFVIGLLVGRSSDRPSSRLMDSLRAEAASNRELADVEDSPFTYSNVSFRRLPDDRVALDFDVTTHLATVDSIRSPLAREVVAQSLLNPSSVGERLKAMSFAAGGLDPTIEKAVIFALRRDENVAVRLAALTVLASRLDEEGVRSALMDALKDDPSVQVRLAALESLASRPVDRRQIREAIRTRPAPGNEALMVRLAELEKKL
- a CDS encoding alpha/beta family hydrolase gives rise to the protein MARAIESGEIAGLLEAPRSASHLLVFAHGAGAGMRHAWMEAAAASLGEHGIASLRYEFPYMQRKSRRPDPPPLLQATVRAAVKAAAAAAPDLPLLAGGKSMGGRMTSQAAATEPLAGVKGLVFFGFPLHPAGKPSITRAAHLSRVTVPMLFLQGTRDTLADLELLRPVLAEIPLATLKVFEGADHMFHLLKSAGRSDADLLAEMSRTVAEWASGLQ